The following are encoded in a window of Candidatus Bathyarchaeia archaeon genomic DNA:
- a CDS encoding adenosylcobinamide amidohydrolase, whose product MKEHSLFGGLRLILKDDVLALTSEREVVAVSSAVYNGGLVRAKAVLNVHVPESYDQKLLHEHPEQVILEAAGKLGLDPQSCVGMITAADVGKFSMITASKDDLKVCAITTAGCSLAETAGENVEISLSVPGTINIIVAIDGSPTESCLLQTFITATEAKTAGLRDLDVRSTYTGDLATGTVTDSLTIVSTGKGSRVRYGGPASKLGCLVGYCTREAVKNAILKGGNMSPTRSVWKRLSERKLPIERLIAEISKTSQAKEPLLALALMMAANVDEEIRIGLIPEEFGDINALTEKFTSCLLKTDSKEIGLHHPIELDNANLDAYPFLKSLLAHIIRRNRNRPVNRLIQ is encoded by the coding sequence ATGAAGGAGCACAGTCTATTTGGCGGTCTTAGGCTGATTCTAAAGGATGATGTTTTAGCCTTAACTTCTGAAAGGGAAGTTGTGGCTGTTAGCTCTGCGGTTTACAATGGAGGTTTGGTGAGGGCTAAAGCGGTGCTTAATGTTCATGTTCCAGAATCCTATGACCAGAAACTTCTCCATGAGCATCCAGAGCAAGTGATTCTGGAGGCTGCTGGAAAGCTGGGTTTAGATCCCCAATCCTGTGTCGGCATGATAACCGCTGCTGACGTTGGAAAATTCTCTATGATAACGGCGAGCAAGGATGACTTAAAAGTGTGCGCCATCACAACAGCCGGCTGTTCCTTGGCTGAAACAGCTGGGGAAAACGTTGAGATAAGCCTCTCAGTTCCCGGAACAATAAACATAATAGTGGCTATTGACGGCAGCCCCACGGAAAGCTGCCTCCTCCAAACATTCATAACGGCTACAGAGGCGAAAACGGCGGGTCTACGAGATCTAGACGTGAGAAGCACATACACAGGAGACCTTGCCACTGGAACGGTGACGGACAGCCTCACCATAGTGTCCACAGGAAAAGGTTCAAGAGTAAGATATGGAGGTCCAGCCTCAAAATTGGGCTGTCTGGTGGGATATTGCACAAGGGAGGCTGTGAAAAATGCGATATTAAAGGGCGGCAACATGAGTCCAACAAGATCCGTGTGGAAGAGACTTTCCGAACGGAAACTGCCGATAGAAAGGCTTATTGCGGAAATTTCGAAAACAAGCCAGGCAAAGGAGCCTTTACTAGCCCTAGCCTTGATGATGGCTGCAAACGTTGACGAAGAAATCAGAATTGGCTTAATTCCAGAGGAATTCGGAGATATAAACGCCTTAACTGAAAAGTTTACAAGTTGCCTCCTCAAAACAGACTCAAAGGAGATCGGGCTTCACCATCCCATAGAGCTGGATAATGCAAACTTAGACGCTTATCCCTTTCTGAAGAGTCTACTAGCCCACATAATCCGGAGAAATCGCAATCGCCCAGTTAACCGTTTAATCCAGTAA
- a CDS encoding radical SAM protein gives MKVVLINPPYPKESHQHPPLIPLSLGYLGAVCEKSGYDVSVIDCQAERLDFEGFRKRIAGTNADVVGITSATLTYKSALRIAKISKEVLPESTIVLGGCHATFWDVNALNECPSLDIIVRKEGEATFIELLQKLEHKEPLKDVRGITYRDDGRIVQNEDRPYIENLDDLPFPAHHLLNLNAYKKMGRLIIPLMTSRGCIYWCDFCTAVRMFGRKYRMRSPKNVVDEMEYFHKKYNVKQFTFYDDSFTVDRKRVEEICDEIKRRGLDVQWDCETRVDMVDKTLLQKMREAGCIAVWFGVESGSQLIIDKMHKKIRVEQTRRAFEIAHEVGLMTVASVILGFPGETEETAWETVNFVKSLDPTDVGFYIATPYPGTPLYETVKAKGWLKTEDFDKYDTATPVFETPYLKMEKLKEIRLKAYQQFYLRPQYMVKMLKIGGVYGIYAFRTSMAYLLRALHLKLS, from the coding sequence ATGAAAGTAGTATTGATTAATCCGCCCTACCCAAAGGAGTCCCATCAACACCCACCTCTTATCCCCTTAAGCTTAGGATACTTGGGGGCTGTATGCGAAAAAAGCGGATACGACGTGAGCGTAATAGATTGCCAGGCGGAAAGGTTGGATTTTGAAGGTTTCCGTAAAAGGATTGCAGGCACAAATGCCGATGTTGTCGGCATAACATCCGCCACCCTAACCTACAAGTCAGCCCTAAGGATTGCAAAAATCTCCAAAGAGGTTCTGCCGGAGTCCACAATAGTCTTGGGCGGTTGCCACGCCACCTTTTGGGACGTAAACGCCCTTAATGAGTGCCCCAGCCTAGACATAATAGTCAGAAAGGAGGGCGAAGCCACATTCATCGAGCTTTTACAGAAGCTGGAGCATAAGGAGCCATTGAAGGACGTTAGAGGAATAACCTACAGGGATGATGGAAGAATAGTCCAAAATGAGGATAGACCCTACATAGAAAACCTCGATGATTTACCCTTCCCAGCCCACCACCTGCTGAATTTAAATGCGTACAAGAAAATGGGTAGGCTGATAATTCCCCTAATGACCAGTAGAGGCTGCATTTACTGGTGTGATTTCTGCACTGCCGTTAGGATGTTTGGCCGAAAATACCGCATGAGAAGCCCCAAAAACGTTGTAGACGAGATGGAATACTTCCATAAGAAGTACAATGTTAAACAGTTTACTTTTTACGATGATTCCTTCACTGTTGATAGGAAAAGGGTTGAGGAGATATGCGATGAAATAAAGCGGAGAGGGCTTGATGTCCAGTGGGACTGTGAGACAAGGGTTGACATGGTTGATAAGACTCTGCTTCAGAAGATGAGGGAGGCCGGGTGCATAGCCGTATGGTTTGGCGTGGAGTCGGGCTCTCAGCTGATAATTGACAAAATGCACAAGAAGATTAGGGTTGAACAGACCAGAAGGGCATTCGAAATAGCACATGAAGTTGGTTTAATGACCGTTGCCAGCGTCATTTTGGGCTTCCCCGGGGAAACAGAGGAAACGGCATGGGAAACCGTGAATTTCGTTAAAAGCCTAGACCCCACCGACGTTGGATTCTACATTGCAACACCCTACCCTGGAACACCACTATACGAAACTGTGAAGGCGAAGGGCTGGCTTAAAACAGAAGACTTCGACAAGTATGACACGGCTACTCCAGTGTTTGAAACACCATACCTAAAAATGGAAAAGCTGAAGGAGATCCGCCTAAAGGCCTATCAACAATTCTACCTCAGACCACAATACATGGTTAAGATGCTTAAAATCGGCGGCGTATATGGAATATACGCCTTCAGAACGTCTATGGCCTACCTGTTAAGGGCGCTGCACTTAAAGCTCAGTTAA
- a CDS encoding DUF1616 domain-containing protein — protein MDKREWTLADKRWLIAVVAFTILTLLAVYAIPNDSYLIVFRYIFGFIFISFIPGYCLVQLLFAKNGKVDVIEKLVLSVALSFSITSLVGLFLGLTAIGINLTSVTVSLTAVVLLLSLFALAVSHKR, from the coding sequence TTGGACAAGCGTGAATGGACATTGGCAGACAAGCGATGGCTCATTGCAGTAGTAGCCTTCACAATATTAACGCTTTTGGCAGTGTACGCTATCCCCAATGACTCCTATTTAATCGTGTTTCGATATATTTTTGGGTTCATTTTTATCTCGTTTATCCCGGGCTACTGTCTTGTTCAACTGCTATTCGCCAAAAATGGAAAAGTCGACGTCATAGAGAAACTGGTGCTTTCCGTAGCCCTCAGCTTCAGCATCACCAGCCTAGTAGGACTTTTTCTAGGCTTAACAGCCATCGGGATAAATTTAACTTCAGTAACTGTTTCCTTAACCGCCGTGGTTCTCCTTTTGTCCCTTTTTGCGCTTGCCGTTTCCCATAAACGTTGA
- the mtrH gene encoding tetrahydromethanopterin S-methyltransferase subunit H, producing MFKFKTPQQIFEIGRVKVGGQPGELPTVLIASIFYEGQKIVTNESKGEFNVKEAEALLNRLEELSDLTGNPFMLDVVGTTEEAFRKYIDFVSKTTEAPFLIDAISPKLRLSAANYVKEVGLTERAVYSSITKGSPPSELEKIKETKIKAAIILAENPADNSTEGKIAATEQALAKAREAGIEKFLIDTSIPAFGPDMGSAVRAIYYIKEKFGYPTGVGTGNVVTTCGWVKVNFPKEIRRGCDAATNAIMQTMGANWLMFGPIERADYVFPAAAIVDTYILTAMAEFEIKPLSDNHPVFKVFI from the coding sequence ATGTTTAAGTTTAAGACTCCTCAGCAAATTTTTGAAATTGGAAGAGTGAAGGTTGGAGGGCAGCCCGGAGAACTCCCAACGGTTTTAATTGCCTCCATATTCTATGAAGGCCAGAAAATAGTCACAAACGAAAGCAAAGGCGAATTCAACGTTAAAGAGGCTGAGGCTCTACTGAACAGGCTTGAAGAACTAAGCGACTTGACAGGCAATCCCTTCATGCTGGATGTTGTCGGAACAACGGAGGAGGCTTTCAGAAAATACATAGACTTCGTCTCAAAAACCACAGAGGCCCCGTTCTTAATAGATGCCATAAGCCCAAAACTTCGCCTCTCTGCGGCCAACTATGTTAAGGAAGTGGGCTTAACGGAAAGAGCCGTATACAGCTCCATTACAAAGGGAAGCCCGCCCTCAGAATTAGAGAAAATCAAGGAAACCAAAATCAAAGCCGCCATCATACTAGCCGAAAACCCCGCAGACAACAGCACAGAAGGGAAAATCGCAGCCACAGAGCAAGCGCTCGCAAAGGCAAGGGAAGCCGGAATAGAAAAGTTTCTGATAGACACTTCGATCCCAGCGTTTGGACCCGACATGGGTTCGGCAGTTAGGGCTATCTACTACATAAAGGAAAAGTTTGGCTATCCAACAGGTGTTGGAACAGGAAACGTTGTCACAACTTGCGGATGGGTTAAAGTTAACTTTCCAAAGGAGATTAGGAGGGGCTGCGACGCCGCCACAAATGCTATAATGCAGACGATGGGCGCAAACTGGCTGATGTTCGGGCCCATTGAAAGGGCAGACTACGTTTTCCCCGCCGCAGCTATCGTTGACACATACATATTGACGGCTATGGCTGAGTTTGAAATAAAACCATTAAGCGACAACCATCCTGTTTTCAAGGTTTTCATTTAA
- a CDS encoding cobalamin-dependent protein (Presence of a B(12) (cobalamin)-binding domain implies dependence on cobalamin itself, in one of its several forms, or in some unusual lineages, dependence on a cobalamin-like analog.): protein MSWLKAMLEKEPPEPEKPIGTIVIGNLEPDLHDTPKEMVRKALKKAGFKTVDLGKAVAPQTFAAKAKEVNADIIAVSINTKPAKDNLPKLDQALTEAGLKGKVVLMIGGAAVKKEDADAIGALYGKSKEEAVAIAKKVMEERKS, encoded by the coding sequence ATGTCGTGGCTTAAAGCCATGCTTGAAAAGGAACCGCCAGAACCAGAAAAACCCATAGGCACCATTGTCATCGGAAACCTAGAGCCGGACTTGCACGACACCCCCAAAGAGATGGTGAGAAAGGCTCTGAAAAAGGCTGGTTTCAAAACCGTTGACCTCGGCAAAGCCGTAGCCCCCCAAACCTTCGCGGCGAAAGCCAAGGAAGTGAACGCTGACATAATAGCCGTCTCAATAAACACAAAACCGGCAAAGGATAACCTGCCAAAACTGGACCAAGCCCTTACAGAGGCCGGACTCAAGGGCAAGGTTGTTCTAATGATTGGAGGAGCAGCTGTAAAGAAGGAGGACGCTGATGCAATAGGCGCCCTCTATGGAAAAAGCAAGGAGGAAGCTGTAGCCATAGCGAAAAAGGTTATGGAAGAAAGGAAAAGTTAA
- a CDS encoding coproporphyrinogen-III oxidase family protein has protein sequence MDERMRQEILNAYEFRKQWPPYTYREYLDVTPELLVEFTEFLETENTNRRKMELQPWITFCDSRCSFCYYPSSMFRRELVDPYIAALKRELKMYSETKYVKTSEFDEIVLGGGTPTVLSAEQLIDIISFCKENFNISRDYMIKITGSTHNLDEYKLKKFAEYGVLQLDVGVQTFNNDIRRRLFIQDSGEHAEQIIRKARQLGLYVCIDLMYNLPGQTMEIWREDVKKAIELELEGVDCYPLEVYPGTILEKQLKNGELPPPGDWKTEALMYIEAVELFTKAGYIPVGHDRFTRVREHIEESCLNGWPWAGILTTGAGCFMGYLGRFSYQNIENVYEYLEKVRLGIFPIAKIHKSNDEDMIKKVMERLYLRLPVDKREFKERFGKLPEEVFPDAIRRLKEKGLIEVDENAIRITKLGDVWRINIAWEFANAKAILS, from the coding sequence TTGGACGAAAGGATGAGGCAGGAGATCCTTAACGCGTATGAGTTTAGAAAGCAATGGCCACCATACACTTACCGCGAGTATTTGGATGTTACCCCCGAGCTTCTGGTGGAATTTACGGAATTTCTGGAAACCGAGAACACTAACAGAAGGAAGATGGAGCTGCAGCCTTGGATCACATTTTGCGATTCAAGGTGCTCTTTTTGCTATTATCCATCGTCAATGTTTAGGCGTGAGCTTGTAGATCCATATATAGCCGCCTTAAAGAGAGAGTTGAAAATGTATTCTGAAACTAAATACGTTAAGACCAGCGAGTTCGACGAAATAGTCCTCGGCGGCGGAACCCCCACAGTGCTTTCTGCAGAACAGTTGATAGACATAATCTCGTTTTGCAAGGAGAACTTCAACATAAGCCGGGACTACATGATTAAGATAACGGGATCCACCCATAACCTTGACGAATACAAGCTTAAGAAGTTCGCTGAGTACGGTGTACTCCAACTTGATGTGGGTGTGCAAACCTTCAACAATGATATTAGGCGTAGGCTTTTCATTCAAGACAGCGGGGAGCACGCAGAGCAAATCATAAGGAAGGCTAGACAACTAGGGCTTTACGTGTGCATAGACCTAATGTATAATCTGCCCGGGCAAACAATGGAAATTTGGAGGGAAGACGTTAAAAAGGCTATAGAGCTGGAACTGGAAGGCGTGGACTGCTATCCCCTCGAAGTCTACCCGGGGACAATTCTCGAAAAACAGCTTAAAAATGGTGAGCTGCCTCCGCCAGGCGACTGGAAAACAGAAGCCTTAATGTATATTGAGGCTGTTGAGTTGTTCACCAAAGCTGGCTACATTCCAGTGGGCCATGACCGCTTCACAAGAGTTAGAGAGCACATTGAGGAGTCCTGTCTCAATGGGTGGCCATGGGCCGGCATACTGACAACTGGTGCGGGATGCTTTATGGGCTACCTTGGCCGTTTCTCCTATCAGAACATCGAAAATGTCTACGAATACCTTGAGAAGGTGCGTCTCGGAATTTTCCCAATAGCTAAAATCCACAAGTCCAATGATGAAGACATGATAAAGAAGGTTATGGAACGCCTCTACCTGCGCCTGCCAGTGGACAAAAGAGAGTTTAAGGAGAGGTTTGGAAAGCTTCCAGAAGAGGTTTTCCCCGACGCTATAAGAAGGTTGAAGGAGAAAGGCCTCATAGAAGTAGACGAGAACGCTATTAGAATAACAAAACTTGGTGATGTTTGGCGAATAAACATTGCCTGGGAGTTTGCCAATGCAAAGGCGATTCTAAGCTAG
- a CDS encoding radical SAM protein, which translates to MKRGKAPLYMITWRCTRRCVGTCAYCSFNFEAGDFGEVSTEDAFRIVDQVYDFGSPWFGISGGEPLLREDIFDVIGYAKKIGLEVSLITSGFVFNEKLLNGLARNEVHTAVSIDGPREANDKVRGVGSYDKAFSVMEKLSKAGILDCLVVTLNRYNYKYVEHPIKLGAEYGARMVVFHNLVPVGRAEQNIEELAPSPEEYEWTFNQIYDLSKRYEGKVQVNVYSPFYARIVRQRNPSDFWDWFTNRFLGKCTIGGNYISVTENGDFRSCGFNEGYRLGNVKTKTLKQCWEELQQSELHLKLRDKSNLKGKCGVCEYREICGGCRTRAEFYTGDIFESDPACAYIPKVLREG; encoded by the coding sequence ATGAAGCGGGGTAAGGCTCCACTTTACATGATTACGTGGCGGTGTACGAGAAGGTGTGTCGGCACCTGTGCATATTGCAGTTTTAATTTTGAGGCTGGGGATTTTGGGGAAGTCAGCACCGAGGACGCCTTTAGGATTGTGGATCAGGTTTATGATTTCGGTTCTCCGTGGTTTGGGATAAGTGGTGGTGAGCCCCTTCTTAGAGAAGACATTTTCGATGTTATTGGATATGCTAAAAAAATTGGCCTCGAGGTTAGCTTGATAACAAGTGGCTTTGTTTTCAATGAAAAGCTGCTTAACGGCCTTGCAAGAAACGAGGTTCACACAGCCGTTAGCATTGATGGTCCAAGGGAGGCTAACGACAAGGTCAGGGGCGTCGGCAGCTACGACAAGGCTTTCTCGGTGATGGAAAAACTTTCAAAGGCTGGGATACTGGACTGCTTGGTTGTAACTTTAAACCGCTACAACTACAAGTATGTTGAACATCCAATTAAGCTTGGGGCTGAATACGGCGCTAGAATGGTTGTGTTCCACAACCTTGTACCCGTTGGAAGGGCTGAACAGAATATCGAGGAGTTGGCGCCCTCCCCAGAAGAGTATGAATGGACCTTCAACCAAATCTACGACTTGTCTAAGCGTTATGAAGGAAAAGTTCAAGTGAACGTTTACAGTCCATTCTACGCGAGGATAGTCCGCCAGAGAAACCCATCCGACTTTTGGGACTGGTTTACAAACCGTTTCCTCGGAAAATGTACGATAGGTGGAAACTACATAAGCGTGACTGAAAATGGTGACTTCCGGTCCTGCGGTTTCAACGAGGGTTATAGGCTTGGAAATGTTAAAACGAAGACTTTGAAGCAGTGTTGGGAGGAGCTCCAGCAATCTGAGCTCCACTTGAAGCTAAGGGATAAAAGCAACTTGAAGGGTAAGTGTGGCGTCTGCGAATACCGAGAAATCTGTGGAGGATGCAGAACACGCGCAGAATTCTATACGGGCGACATTTTTGAATCAGATCCAGCGTGCGCCTACATACCTAAAGTCCTACGGGAAGGCTAG
- a CDS encoding radical SAM protein, whose amino-acid sequence MHVKYKTVKCKRVLGNLGVLATRFWTKQSFDPYVGCELNCIYCNTGVGFNTEKSSPVIYVKADAPKILEKELDVLRKKVVLNMGVAVDPYQPAEEEYRVTRQILEVLNKHNCPFALGTKSDLILRDMDILSEASSKFHCCVAVSLTTLDEKLAKLLEPNAPTPQRRLEVVRELSRAGVMVGVWLTPIIPYITDNEESIEEVVKAAKEWGAKFILGGSLDMRAPKKIENFLKENFPQHLPHYERLYMWRKGAPTYYPIDSYLYGLYWKFIMVCQKLEFEHFIPHFGSRRQALLFYLRNFGKFKETPIFELTQILNYLPVSQDFLQIIQIKYGDNILAKGFLRALKYFPH is encoded by the coding sequence ATGCATGTCAAATACAAGACAGTTAAGTGCAAAAGAGTTCTAGGAAATCTTGGGGTTTTAGCTACGCGTTTTTGGACAAAACAAAGCTTCGACCCCTATGTTGGCTGTGAATTAAACTGCATATACTGCAACACGGGGGTAGGCTTCAACACGGAGAAAAGCAGCCCCGTAATTTATGTGAAGGCTGACGCGCCAAAAATTTTGGAGAAAGAGCTGGACGTGCTCAGAAAGAAGGTGGTGCTTAACATGGGTGTCGCTGTTGACCCCTACCAGCCGGCTGAGGAGGAATACCGAGTCACACGGCAGATTTTAGAAGTTTTGAATAAGCACAATTGCCCATTCGCCTTGGGCACAAAGTCGGACCTCATTCTACGCGATATGGACATATTATCTGAAGCCTCTAGCAAATTCCATTGCTGTGTCGCAGTAAGCCTAACAACATTGGACGAAAAGCTTGCCAAGCTCCTGGAGCCTAACGCGCCGACACCCCAAAGGAGGTTGGAAGTTGTCCGTGAACTGTCCCGTGCAGGGGTGATGGTTGGCGTTTGGTTGACGCCCATAATTCCATATATCACGGACAATGAAGAGAGCATCGAGGAGGTGGTTAAAGCAGCTAAAGAGTGGGGAGCCAAGTTTATATTGGGCGGGTCCCTCGACATGAGGGCTCCCAAAAAAATTGAAAACTTTTTGAAAGAAAACTTTCCTCAGCATCTTCCCCATTATGAGAGGCTTTACATGTGGAGGAAGGGAGCACCCACCTATTATCCGATTGATTCCTACCTATATGGCTTATACTGGAAATTCATAATGGTCTGCCAGAAACTTGAATTTGAGCATTTTATCCCCCACTTTGGTTCACGTCGCCAAGCTCTGCTCTTTTACCTGCGGAATTTTGGAAAGTTTAAGGAGACACCCATCTTTGAGTTGACACAAATCCTCAATTATCTACCGGTTTCCCAGGACTTCCTTCAGATAATTCAGATTAAATATGGCGATAATATATTGGCCAAGGGTTTCCTTAGGGCTCTTAAATATTTCCCCCATTGA
- a CDS encoding radical SAM protein, producing MAKSEVKVALVNPPLLPGMFKHHPLVPLGLAYLASVLENAGYEVKVFDCPPLGLSHEELTKLLVKFSPDFVGITCMTMMYPSAIKVAEMIKEQLPEVVIGVGGPHVTFYDKETLEECPSIDLVVRGEGEQTILEVVASLKEGGKLSNISGITLRKNGEIVKTPDRPHIQNLDALPYPAYHLFPMDKYRIYGRKIMPIITSRGCPFQCSFCVTSRMVGRKFRARSPQNVVDELEWLVKEHGADAVCFYDDTLTLDRKRMIEICRMIKERKIDVVWDCQTRVDQISLEILGEMVKAGCRLVSFGVESGSDKVLGRIGKGTTVEQNKRAIMLAKKVGLLVAVSVIIGYPGETPETVNETLRFLWETRPDDAYICFATPYPGTELRRMIEELGWEISNDWSKYDTLNPVFKNPEIPGEYMIRLREDFYNKFYSPSYIIRHFLKKDLYGRAMARTALNHFIWRMRGWRARKI from the coding sequence ATGGCTAAAAGCGAAGTGAAGGTTGCGCTGGTTAACCCTCCCCTCCTTCCTGGAATGTTTAAGCATCACCCGCTTGTCCCGCTGGGATTAGCGTATCTAGCCTCTGTTTTAGAGAACGCTGGCTACGAGGTTAAAGTCTTTGATTGTCCCCCTCTTGGACTAAGCCACGAGGAACTGACAAAACTGTTGGTCAAGTTCTCGCCGGACTTTGTTGGGATAACTTGTATGACAATGATGTATCCCTCAGCCATCAAAGTGGCGGAGATGATTAAGGAACAGTTGCCCGAGGTAGTCATAGGTGTGGGTGGACCCCACGTCACCTTCTATGACAAGGAAACCTTGGAGGAGTGTCCCTCCATAGATCTCGTGGTTAGAGGTGAAGGCGAACAAACCATTCTGGAAGTTGTAGCCTCCCTCAAAGAGGGCGGAAAGTTGTCCAACATCAGCGGGATAACTTTGAGGAAAAATGGAGAAATCGTTAAGACACCTGATAGACCGCATATTCAAAACCTTGATGCCTTGCCCTATCCCGCATACCATCTGTTTCCCATGGACAAGTATCGGATCTACGGGCGGAAAATCATGCCCATAATAACAAGTAGAGGTTGTCCCTTCCAATGCTCCTTCTGTGTGACCAGCAGGATGGTTGGCAGGAAGTTTAGAGCTCGAAGCCCTCAGAATGTTGTTGACGAGCTGGAGTGGCTTGTAAAGGAGCACGGCGCCGACGCCGTCTGTTTTTACGATGACACTTTAACTCTGGACAGGAAGCGGATGATTGAGATATGCCGCATGATTAAGGAGCGGAAAATCGACGTGGTGTGGGACTGTCAAACAAGAGTGGATCAGATATCTCTTGAAATTCTGGGGGAAATGGTTAAGGCTGGATGTAGGCTTGTCAGTTTTGGAGTGGAATCCGGAAGCGATAAAGTGCTGGGCAGAATAGGGAAGGGGACAACGGTTGAACAAAATAAGAGGGCTATTATGCTGGCTAAAAAGGTTGGATTGCTTGTCGCCGTTTCAGTGATCATTGGCTATCCCGGAGAAACCCCTGAAACCGTTAATGAAACATTAAGGTTTCTATGGGAGACTAGGCCAGATGATGCCTACATATGCTTCGCAACACCTTATCCTGGAACCGAGCTTCGGAGAATGATTGAGGAACTCGGATGGGAAATCTCCAACGACTGGAGCAAATATGATACTCTGAATCCAGTCTTCAAGAATCCAGAAATCCCCGGCGAATACATGATTCGCCTAAGAGAAGACTTCTACAACAAGTTCTACTCACCGTCCTATATAATTCGCCATTTCCTAAAAAAAGATCTCTATGGCCGTGCCATGGCGAGGACGGCGCTAAACCATTTTATTTGGAGGATGCGTGGCTGGAGAGCGAGAAAAATTTAG